TCTTCCGGAGCTGGGCCCCGATCTGGTCCAGCGTTGCCTTGTCGATCCGCCGCAGCCCGAGCGTGATGACGATCTCGTCGCTCTGCTGCAGGAAGCTCATCAGATAGCGGATGGCCGCTTCCGCCTCGTCCGAGCTGGCGCCGAACGTGTGCTTGATGGTGTAGATGCGGTTCGAACCGTCAGCGCCGGCAGCTCCGCCCGGCCCGTCCCCGCTCAGATCGTTGTGGGCGTGACTGCGCACCGTGTACACGTTGGCCACCTTCTGGTGCTGGGTGATGATGAGGAACAGCTTGTTCGCAAACCGATGGTACACGATGTCGGTCGGCTGACCCTCGATCACAATCGTCTCGATGTGATCGAATGCCGCCGGTTCGGTCGTGCTGGTGGCGGTCAtggcgatgctgctgctgctgcttggtgTGTGAGGCACTGGGTGAAGTGAAGACGACCCGGATGTAATTCGTTggaatttccttttttgccttttttccccGTCCTTGGGTTGGGTCGCGGCTAATGATgtttatctaaaaaaaaacacacacacacaaaccccacCACAAACCGGTAAGGTGTACAGGCCAACGATCGATTGTTTCAGtacgacacatacacacacgagcgCATACACACGCCCCGCTTTAGCTTGGTGCGCTGTGCCCCGGGAAATGTGTCTATCACTGTCGTTTTGGGGCTGGTGGGAAATTCGAAACCAACTGGTGGGAGGGTTGGGCTATCGTCGCACCGCACCGGATAAACACTTCATTCCGTCGCCGCGGATACGACGAAAGGACGAAAGGACGAAACGCCACCGTCCACCCGCCGGGCCTTTGCCGACTCCTCCGCCTGCGGGTGTAGATTTGATAATAGCCCCGCACCGCTTCCCGGTTCGTTTTTCACGCGTACAACCGCAAAACGCTGCTCCGCTCCTGCAACCGGCGTGTCTTGGAGATCCGTTTTTCCCTTGATTGCTTGTAGCGACACTCGGCTGGAATTGTCCTATTGCCACCGTATTTACCTTCCGATTCACAGAACCAATGCAACGAGAAAGCTTTTCCACTTTTCCTCCGTCTCACGATGACGGTGTTCGTTGCCAGTTATTCGTAAATTCACAATGAAGTGTGGTgcgtcggtttttttttttgttgctctttttGCCTCCTTCTGCCCCACAAACAAGCACAAACATTGCGTCGCTTCCGATGAAAACATCTGATTTGCCGGCAAGGTTAGACCACGCGCGGGCAAAAGCGCGGCTTTTCCATTTCCCGTCGTATTGTCGCATAATTACGAGCTGATCGAcgaatgtaattatttttacatACCATATAAAAATATTGCTGCAGTTTTGGAGTGTTTTTGTAAAACTTATCACATCcttaacaaaataaatgaaaggAATTTTCCACAGAATCGCGCACTAATGTCAAGAGCGCTGCTCTCCGTGCCAAGGTGCTTAGcgacacagcagcagcccgtCACACCTGCTGTTGTACATATTTTGAGCGAACAATGACAGTCACGATTTCGGCCGTCATTCTTGCCGTGACAAACAAAATTCAGACTCATTCCGCGTTTGCTGTTTTTAATAAGTTGGTGAGTTGTTTTTGCGTGCGAAACAatacaattaaattaaaattagacTTTGTGTAATACATTTCGACCCTCCCGCAGCATAGCTAGTGCCCGTACAAGATGTATCCGATGGGAGGTAACTCGATGGCCGGTCCGTTCTGGAGCAATGGCCCCGCTCCGGGCGCGTTCTACAATTTCCCCGGCAGCACGGCCGCTGGCGGTGCGATGCAGGCGCGTTCGGACACTCCCGGCGAGTTTGGCACACAGCGGTCCTAGTAAGCGTTGGACAGTGCGGAAGGCGACTCAATACGCTCAACCCACTAACCTCAAACTACGGATTCGTTCCATTTTgcttttgccgttttttttgcagctaCCCCGTCACCACCGGCACCTCCGTCGTCGGGCTCATGTTCAAGGATGGTGTAATCATTGCAGCCGATAAGCTGATCTCGTACGGGTCGCTTGCCCGGTTCCACGACGTCGACCGGGTGTATCGCATCAACGATAAGACGGTGCTCGGTATCGGGGGCGACTTTGCCGACTTCCAGTACATCAAGCGTCACATCGACCAGAAGGTGTAAGTGTTGATGCGATTGTTCATTTTGATTTTGTAATGAATTATGAATGCCATTTTCCGCCGTCACCAGCATCGACGATCAGTGCCTGGACGATAAGAACGAGATGAAGCCACGCTCGTTCTACAACTGGCTCACGCGGGTCATGTACAACCGGCGGTCGGAATTCCAGCCGCTCTATCTCGATCTCGTCATCGGCGGCATGCAGGACGGCGAACCGTTCCTGGGGCACGTGAATCTGCGCGGCCGCTCGTACACGAGCAACGTGGTGGCGACGGGGTACGGTACCCATCTGGCGCTGCCGCTGTTGCGCGAGTATTCGGAGAATCCGACCGCCTACCAGACCCTCGGCCAGCCGGAAGCGAACGATCTGATGAAGCGCGTAATGGAGGTGCTGTGGTACCGGGACTGCCGCAGCGACCCGAAATACTCGCAGGCGGTCTGCACGGCGGACGGCGTCAAGGTCGATGCCGACTGTTTCGTCGCCCAGAACTGGGAGTTGGCCCACACGATCAAGGGCTACTAAGCTGGGCGTTTGGTGTGTGATGAAGGCGGGAGTGTTTGAAAGCAGATGGGGGGAGTTAAAGCATAATTAACAGAAACATCTTCTAATAAAAGCAAGCGGTAAAAGGCTTTGATGCGTATTCAACTGAGTCCCATTGTTGAATGGTACTTCGTCCCGTAAATGATTCCTTAAGCACATTCTAACACACGATATTGatattaaacatttatttcaGTTTATTTGTACGATTGCAGAATAATTCAATGAAAATGGTGCCTTTACTGCACCAAAACCATTGCGCTTCGCTCAGCAGTCAATTGCAGAATTAGGCTCGTGACGCTAATAACCGTCTGTCTGATGACACTTTTAACTTTTGTTGGCAATATAATATACAATTGTTCGTACACGAATACAAAAATCAGTTCCCTGAGATTCCGATTGTACCGCTTTCAAGAATTTGGCTCCCATTAATTATAGTCTAGAAAGTATGTCGCCTTAATGGCGTAATATGTGCATTACAATAAACGGCTCCACGGCGCATTATCCTGACTTTCATTGAGGCCCAGATAAGAGAAGTATGCTTTGTAGGAAAATGATTGATTTTGGAAGATACCACTCTACAGCAAATGCACTGGGGTATCGTTTTGATTCCAACAATCCTTCCCTACAGATGCCAACTGGAATGATGCTCCACAGCGCTCTCTCGGTCACTCCAGCTTACGGCCATCGGTTGCAACGCTGATCGTCCCATTTACCGGTATTGGCTTCTCGTTCGACCCCGAGATGAAGCTGTCTCCGTACATGAAGATCGTCCAGACCAGGACGCACAGCGACAGCAACAGTATCAGCCCCGATGGCATAAATGCTCTCGTTTTGTAGAACCGTATCATCATGACGACGATGAGCAGAAACAGGACTACGAACTGTACGTACGGGAACGGTTGCTGTAACGAATTGCACCATGCGCCCGCTCCGATGGCCACTCCGAACACGAGCCCGGCATAGAGGGAAGCGGTAGAGCCTAGATAGAGATGAGACAcggagggaaaaaacaaaaacgggaCGAATGTATGGCGACCATGTCTGTACGGAAAGCGAATCGTTCTTACCGGCACGCTTGTAGCCCACGATACCACCGATCGCGACCAATAGCGCAAACACTATTCCGACAAAGTCAATCATCTTGAAAGTGCACAATCGCTCGTCGTTTGGGGTAAATGCTGCCGCTTTCAAGTAGCTATgcgtagttttgttttttgttcctttttttctagcAACACATTATGACAGAACTGGTCTACATGTCCGACAGTAGTGACAGTGTgtattttgtaaacaaaaagcAGTGCTGCCAGATTCAGGATCATCAGCTCTATGCTGCGTTACGctggcgttacgcgtaacgcttgTAGATCTACTTGGCTACTCAATCTTTATATTCGCGTTTACAGGTAAAATATTTAGTGATTGTGTTATGAAAAgtgattttaaaaatttataaaaaaaaaacatccaccaTCTAAACAGCATTTAGTTTCAGTGTTGCCCAGGTATGTTAAACCTGTTCATGGCTAACGAATTCCTTGGACATATACTTGCCTATGCCCTTTCTAAAACATACTTGAATGATAATTCTCATTGTCATCATGAGAGATATTTTTTTCGTAGTAAATCAAAACTGACACAaaagtttaattttgtttacgtttatttattcttctCATTAACGCATACcatttcactcactcactaaaacgcacaagttttttttctcgataTATATCTACTATTTCCCTTTTGCACTTTTATTTCGATAACATTAACCAACACTTGCATTGaagaaaaccacacacacacacaaacacacattttttCCTGGTTGTAGTCGATGCGTTTGCtggacaaaagaaaaactccGCTAAAAGGGTAAACACTCACCAAATGATCCAGTAGAAGCAGTAGTAAGCGCGGCAGGATACCACCAACAACGTTTCGCATAAACTATACATGTACTTTGCAGCG
This genomic interval from Anopheles merus strain MAF chromosome 3L, AmerM5.1, whole genome shotgun sequence contains the following:
- the LOC121598582 gene encoding transmembrane protein 14A-like, which gives rise to MIDFVGIVFALLVAIGGIVGYKRAGSTASLYAGLVFGVAIGAGAWCNSLQQPFPYVQFVVLFLLIVVMMIRFYKTRAFMPSGLILLLSLCVLVWTIFMYGDSFISGSNEKPIPVNGTISVATDGRKLE
- the LOC121598581 gene encoding uncharacterized protein LOC121598581, translated to MTATSTTEPAAFDHIETIVIEGQPTDIVYHRFANKLFLIITQHQKVANVYTVRSHAHNDLSGDGPGGAAGADGSNRIYTIKHTFGASSDEAEAAIRYLMSFLQQSDEIVITLGLRRIDKATLDQIGAQLRKIVLG
- the LOC121598580 gene encoding proteasome subunit beta type-4; its protein translation is MYPMGGNSMAGPFWSNGPAPGAFYNFPGSTAAGGAMQARSDTPGEFGTQRSYYPVTTGTSVVGLMFKDGVIIAADKLISYGSLARFHDVDRVYRINDKTVLGIGGDFADFQYIKRHIDQKVIDDQCLDDKNEMKPRSFYNWLTRVMYNRRSEFQPLYLDLVIGGMQDGEPFLGHVNLRGRSYTSNVVATGYGTHLALPLLREYSENPTAYQTLGQPEANDLMKRVMEVLWYRDCRSDPKYSQAVCTADGVKVDADCFVAQNWELAHTIKGY